From Segatella copri, the proteins below share one genomic window:
- the tnpC gene encoding IS66 family transposase yields MKKDEIIVLLKEQLQLANEQLQQANATVSSLTTQVNELIERIKSLEELLVQKGIAIDKANRQNKALGKLVSGKKSERQEKNPQASMTQEEFDKKKTEQAEKRKARKNNGAKRDMHYEMKEVHVTIDPVMDAELLKTLRLFGTRTCIRYSMEPIKFIKTVYHINTYTDGSIMYPGKTPPALLLNSSYSPSFAAGLLEMRYIYSMPVERITKYFADNGFTLRKATANKLIARSADVLENFYKAICQVVLQQDYVSADETYHKVLLAKTKPTDKGSKKGYLWAVSAPELGLVFFVYEDGSRSEQVILNVFSDYKGTIQSDAYAPYRKLESDAYPDIMRIACLQHVKRDFIDCGKEDKDAQEVVDILNRFYREDKKHKVGVNGWTVEDHLAYRQSYAPDILQDLLEKLEEISSRKDLLPKSTLAQAVGYALNEYNAICDIFKRGDTALDNNYIERIQRYISLSRRNSMFFGSHEGASRAAILYSIAISCRLNGINLFEYICNVIEKTAEWQPNTPLEKYRNLLPDRWKKQ; encoded by the coding sequence ATGAAAAAGGACGAAATTATAGTACTTTTAAAGGAACAGCTTCAGCTTGCAAACGAGCAGCTTCAGCAAGCTAATGCTACGGTGAGTTCGTTGACTACACAGGTCAACGAACTCATTGAACGTATAAAGTCATTAGAAGAACTACTTGTCCAGAAAGGAATCGCCATTGACAAAGCGAATCGTCAGAACAAGGCACTCGGCAAGCTCGTTTCAGGCAAGAAGTCCGAACGTCAGGAAAAGAATCCACAAGCCTCGATGACCCAGGAGGAATTTGACAAGAAGAAAACAGAGCAGGCCGAAAAGAGAAAGGCACGCAAAAACAATGGTGCCAAACGTGACATGCATTACGAGATGAAAGAGGTGCATGTTACGATAGATCCAGTCATGGATGCAGAGCTTTTGAAGACGTTGCGTCTCTTCGGGACTCGTACCTGTATACGTTACAGCATGGAACCCATCAAGTTCATCAAGACCGTGTATCACATAAACACTTATACGGATGGAAGTATCATGTATCCGGGGAAGACTCCGCCGGCTCTGTTGTTGAATTCTTCCTATTCACCTTCCTTTGCAGCAGGTCTCCTGGAGATGCGATACATCTATTCCATGCCGGTAGAGCGAATTACCAAATACTTTGCCGACAATGGGTTTACGTTAAGGAAAGCCACGGCAAACAAGCTGATTGCCAGAAGTGCCGATGTGCTGGAAAACTTCTATAAGGCTATCTGCCAAGTAGTGTTGCAGCAGGATTATGTATCGGCAGACGAGACATACCATAAAGTGCTGTTAGCCAAGACAAAGCCTACAGACAAGGGGTCGAAGAAAGGCTACCTCTGGGCTGTAAGTGCGCCTGAACTGGGACTTGTCTTCTTCGTATATGAGGATGGATCACGCTCTGAGCAGGTCATACTTAACGTATTCTCTGATTATAAAGGTACCATACAGAGTGATGCATATGCTCCTTACCGGAAACTGGAGTCGGATGCTTATCCTGACATTATGAGAATCGCCTGCCTACAGCATGTCAAGAGAGATTTCATCGACTGCGGCAAGGAAGACAAGGATGCTCAGGAAGTCGTAGATATCCTCAACAGATTTTATCGAGAAGACAAAAAACATAAGGTTGGGGTAAATGGATGGACCGTTGAAGACCATCTAGCCTATCGGCAGTCATATGCACCGGACATTTTACAGGATTTATTGGAGAAACTGGAGGAAATATCTTCCAGAAAGGATTTGCTGCCCAAGTCTACCTTGGCGCAGGCGGTCGGTTATGCCCTTAATGAATATAATGCCATTTGTGACATCTTCAAAAGAGGTGATACGGCTCTCGATAACAACTATATTGAGAGAATCCAGAGGTACATATCACTATCAAGAAGAAACTCAATGTTCTTTGGTTCGCACGAAGGAGCAAGCCGGGCGGCTATCCTATATTCCATCGCCATCTCATGCAGGCTGAATGGCATTAATCTATTTGAATACATATGCAACGTAATAGAAAAGACTGCAGAATGGCAACCCAATACCCCATTGGAAAAATATAGAAACTTACTTCCTGACCGATGGAAAAAGCAGTAA
- the tnpB gene encoding IS66 family insertion sequence element accessory protein TnpB (TnpB, as the term is used for proteins encoded by IS66 family insertion elements, is considered an accessory protein, since TnpC, encoded by a neighboring gene, is a DDE family transposase.), whose product MFGLNENTQYYVCQRYVRMNMGINGLYQIVRTEMELPPLGGAVFIFFSKNRQQVKMLKWDGDGFLLYQKRLERGTFELPFFDPQSKQCKMPYKTLSAIMSGICLKSMRYRKRLNL is encoded by the coding sequence ATGTTTGGACTAAACGAAAATACCCAGTATTACGTCTGCCAGCGATATGTCCGAATGAACATGGGCATAAATGGTCTGTACCAGATTGTGAGGACGGAGATGGAGCTGCCGCCACTCGGTGGTGCCGTCTTCATCTTCTTCTCAAAGAACCGCCAGCAGGTAAAAATGCTCAAATGGGATGGCGACGGTTTCCTGCTGTATCAGAAGCGACTGGAGCGAGGAACCTTTGAATTACCATTCTTTGATCCCCAAAGCAAACAATGCAAAATGCCTTACAAGACGCTATCTGCCATCATGAGCGGAATTTGCCTGAAAAGTATGAGATATAGAAAACGGCTTAATCTTTAG